The proteins below come from a single Bacillota bacterium genomic window:
- a CDS encoding SIS domain-containing protein: protein MTLTEPEILNQPDHWRRTLALAGSYVDQLRPLFSRPVVFVGAGSSYYVGLAGAAYLEERVGARARAVPASLYRPAADELPVFISRSGTTTEILEGARAARQTGVASVAITCDAANPLVSLADTPVVLDFVREQSIVQTGSATSAFLFLRALADLLAGRPAPEALVAQVAQALKDPVHLHGAVSHLVALGSGWRFGIACEAALKAQEMALLWTERYVPLEYRHGPMSCADEATLVAILDPVEPPIRQLIEDIEATGATVLTPRYDPLVELVRLQQVALKLSLQRGLNPDRPRNLARSVVLRAASDGNEGVEGRRYG, encoded by the coding sequence ATGACGCTCACCGAGCCCGAGATACTCAACCAGCCCGATCACTGGCGGCGCACCCTGGCCCTCGCCGGCTCATACGTCGACCAGCTCCGTCCCCTTTTTTCAAGGCCTGTGGTGTTCGTGGGTGCCGGCTCATCGTACTACGTAGGGCTGGCCGGTGCCGCATACCTGGAGGAGCGCGTGGGCGCCCGAGCCCGGGCCGTTCCCGCTTCCCTCTACCGGCCGGCTGCGGACGAACTTCCCGTCTTCATCAGCCGCAGCGGCACGACCACCGAAATCCTCGAGGGCGCCCGGGCGGCCAGGCAGACGGGCGTCGCATCGGTCGCCATCACCTGCGACGCTGCCAATCCGCTCGTGTCGCTCGCGGATACGCCGGTGGTTCTGGACTTCGTCAGGGAGCAGAGCATCGTGCAGACGGGTTCGGCCACCAGCGCGTTCCTGTTCCTAAGGGCCCTGGCCGACTTGCTGGCCGGACGGCCGGCGCCGGAAGCCCTCGTGGCCCAGGTGGCCCAGGCCCTGAAAGACCCGGTTCACCTTCACGGAGCAGTCTCGCACCTGGTTGCCCTCGGGTCCGGATGGCGGTTCGGTATCGCCTGCGAGGCCGCGCTGAAGGCGCAGGAGATGGCGCTTCTGTGGACTGAGCGGTACGTTCCGCTGGAGTACCGGCATGGGCCCATGAGCTGTGCCGACGAGGCGACGCTGGTCGCCATTCTCGATCCCGTGGAGCCGCCGATCCGGCAACTCATCGAGGACATCGAGGCCACGGGGGCGACGGTGCTGACGCCTCGCTACGACCCGCTGGTGGAACTGGTGCGCCTCCAGCAGGTCGCCTTGAAGCTGAGCCTTCAGCGAGGCCTGAACCCCGACCGGCCGCGCAACCTGGCCCGATCGGTCGTCCTGCGTGCGGCGAGCGACGGGAACGAGGGCGTGGAAGGCCGCCGCTATGGGTGA